A single genomic interval of Dromiciops gliroides isolate mDroGli1 chromosome 1, mDroGli1.pri, whole genome shotgun sequence harbors:
- the NDUFAF3 gene encoding NADH dehydrogenase [ubiquinone] 1 alpha subcomplex assembly factor 3, which yields MAAFATAALRGLTRSVPLLRPTSGCLARRSHHLTPVDDELFQRTTITLLEKESPHIMYIDTYSPWGFTINGNRVVGPCALVPHSVIQWNVGSHRDITEESFSLFWMLEPRIEIVVVGTGDRMEKLQPEILKAMRKRGIAVEVQDTPNACATFNFLCNEGRVAGAALIPPPGGSPSAPASSSHVE from the exons ATGGCTGCCTTTGCAACCGCTGCGCTCCGGGGACTGACGCGCTCCGTGCCCTTGCTGAGACCGACTTCGGGGTG TCTGGCACGAAGGAGCCACCACTTGACCCCTGTGGATGATGAGCTATTCCAGAGGACCACCATTACTTTGTTGGAGAAAGAGTCACCCCACATTATGTATATAGATACCTACAGTCCCTGGGGATTTACTATCAATGGCAACCGAGTTGTGGGGCCCTGTGCCTTGGTCCCCCATTCTGTCATTCAGTGGAAT GTGGGGAGCCATCGGGATATCACAGAGGAGagcttttcccttttctggatgTTAGAGCCTCGAATTG AAATTGTGGTGGTGGGCACTGGAGACCGCATGGAAAAGCTACAGCCAGAAATACTGAAGGCCATGAGAAAGCGTGGAATTGCCGTTGAGGTCCAGGACACG CCCAATGCCTGTGCTACCTTCAACTTCTTGTGCAACGAGGGTCGGGTGGCTGGTGCTGCCCTCATTCCCCCACCTGGAGGTTCACCTTCAGCTCCAGCTTCATCCTCACATGTAGAATAA